Below is a genomic region from Telmatobacter sp. DSM 110680.
CAGAAATCGCCTCGCTCCTGGTACGTTGAGCCGGTAGAGAAAGCCGCTGCCGGAACCGGGGTCAGCATCGAAGATTGCGCTCCATTCAGCTGGCTGAAGCTTGCGAATCTGGGCGAGTGGAAACGAGATGAAGTTGATGGTCAATTTCGAATCGGTGATGGTGAGGTCGCCCGTAATGTCGTTGGCATTTGAACTGACGGCGCGCCAATAACCCTTGTCCTGCGCAGTGGCTGAGAGAGAGCAGCACAGCAGCAGACCGGCGAGGGCGCCCGAAAGAATTCCTTTACTCATCGTTTGAGAATGACATTCGGCGCAGCTCTGGAGCAAGCGGACGAGCTCAAAGATCCACCCAGTCACTTGAGCCAGGGCTTTCTACTGTTGCCGTTTTCCTCGAAATACCCCGTCAAGGTGTTGCCATTATCCTTGTAGGCATCATGGATCGACGTTGTTTCATCAGGGGCGCAATGGCCGGAGCCACCATGGCGGCATTGGCGGAAGTCGAAGGGGCACAGACAGCGCCTGCCTCAATTGCTATCCATGCTGATTCGACCGGACGACGCGTGCCGGAGAACTATATCGGGCTGAGTTATGAACTTGCGCAGCTCACCGAGCCCACCTTTTTTTCTCAGGAACATACGGACCGTGTCTCTCTGTTTCGATGTTTGAGTCCAAACGGACTACTGCGACTTGGAGGCAATATAAGCGAGTTTTGCTGGTTGCAGATAGAAGCCGCGACGCCACCACCTAAGCTGCATGCGCCATCTGGGGTGGGGTAACTTTAGAGGCCACTGTGTTGCGTGCAGACCAGTGGATTCCGCGACCGGAGCGGCTTCCCATAATCAAGAGCATGGCATCGCTGGAATAGGGCCCAGCAACGGGCGCCCCTGGTGTTCCTAGAGTGAGCGCTACAAAGACGGCGGTATAGCCTCCTTGTGGCCCTCCCGGGTCGGCTTCTGGTTGCTTTATGACTGGAAGCTGATAGCTGATATGCCGCCGTGAGAACTGGTCACAAAGTTGATGAATGCTGGTATTTTCGTCTTACACTGAGCCATTCCCCGGTCTGGGCCTATTGGTCTTTCTCTTGTGGAGGTCCCCATGATGGTTGAGTTGAAGACTGCTTTTGCTATTTCAATCATGGTTATCGGTGCTGCTGGTTCTGCTGTGGGGCAAGCGCTGATGGCCTCGAATTCCTCAGGCGTTGCGACCCACGTTGCGTCATTTGACGTGGCGGATGTGCACCCGAGTCCGCATGTGCTGCGGCCGTTTATGGATGGCGGCGAACTGCATGGCGATCGCTACGTAATTCACCAGGCGACGATGGCCGACTTGATCTCGACGGCCTACGGTGTTGATTCGACCAATGTGCAGGGAGGTCCGAGCTGGCTGGATTGGGATCGCTTTGAGATTGTTGCCAAGGCACCGCCCACAACTTCGAAAGCTGATTTGCGGCTGATGCTGCAAGGAATCTTGAAGACTCGTTTCAACCTGGCGACGCACGAGGGAAGTGCGCCGATGCCGGCTTTTGTGATGAAGGCGCAGGCAGGGAAAGTGAAGATGAAGGAAGCGCAGGCGGCGGAGGGTGAAGGCACATGCGATCCGCAGCCGCCTCCGCCCAATCAGGCAGCGGGCGCGATCCGGCAGATCGTGGTGATCTGCAAGAACGAGACGATGCAGAAGTTCGCCGAAGATATTCACGATATGGCGGGCGGGTACCTGGACAAGCCGGTTGTCGATTCCACTGGCTTGAAAGAGGCTTACGACTTCACCATCATGTGGACGCCGCGAGGATTGCTCGGTGTAGCCGGTGCGGATGGGATTTCGATCTTTGATGCAGTCGATAAACAGCTTGGGTTGAAGCTGGCACTCGAGACTGCGCCTCGCACAGTATTGATCGTCGACAGCGTGGACAAGACCCCTTCGGCGAATCCGCCAGATCTCGATAAAAAATTGCCTGCGCTGCCTCCCGCACAATTTGAAGTGGCAACGATCAAGCCTTCGAAGCCGGATACGCAGCCGATGGGGCGGGTGAAC
It encodes:
- a CDS encoding TIGR03435 family protein, with protein sequence MMVELKTAFAISIMVIGAAGSAVGQALMASNSSGVATHVASFDVADVHPSPHVLRPFMDGGELHGDRYVIHQATMADLISTAYGVDSTNVQGGPSWLDWDRFEIVAKAPPTTSKADLRLMLQGILKTRFNLATHEGSAPMPAFVMKAQAGKVKMKEAQAAEGEGTCDPQPPPPNQAAGAIRQIVVICKNETMQKFAEDIHDMAGGYLDKPVVDSTGLKEAYDFTIMWTPRGLLGVAGADGISIFDAVDKQLGLKLALETAPRTVLIVDSVDKTPSANPPDLDKKLPALPPAQFEVATIKPSKPDTQPMGRVNNGEVDVHGLTVKQIISFAWDLNPNDSEAIVGPPKWLDNDKFDILAKVSTDDGGDAKVKPPQLDADELRHMLRALIEDRFKMKDHLEDRPVTAYTMKAVSPKLTAADPTKRTRCDEGPGPNGKDLRLGNAMINRLIYCQNVTLEQLGILLPNLAFGYIYYPVADGTGLKGSFDLTLAFSSVDRTLAPPPSSNSQQTGTTLAADPSGAVSLFDAFKNQLGLRLEKEKRPMPVLVIDHIEEQPTAN